One genomic region from Cyanobium usitatum str. Tous encodes:
- a CDS encoding DUF3370 family protein produces MAGQQARPLNGTFNKVPVLHSNQPEEVEGPGILINTAPGHAYAEETGQPLRNAEFTFNGDFGVHMHHKYFPPNRRQLSPSARRPEITLGLILINPGLRAVHIRFENGAVRNSFEAPYLINHKMGVRPLGPRPWNTGPGDATAVQVLRGRLDPKLNQEITIPARSRIVLFQTQLPALGIANALLKGRSDGPFQMAVVAAKDPNSDWDLISVLDRGRLAPGRVYLNRIADIKGRRIFSRVGGVAIGDAYQASLSHNLAQQGPLHVPLTSTNRHNFGTREVQVNPLVSRMVDSSLDNVGTYGVRFDVDLNLKGAGPYELVLSHPTASGSGKPFTAFRGSLQVRTEEGLQEMHVGMRSGQSLPLTTLNLQGGVSNPVRISLVYPADATPGHLLSIVPASQVAMVKERERLFELARNTASPAALTPPQSLPAIPDQDGEGQDRSVEMTPLVLQPRFPSLPPLRSNPPPPPPVSQPRYSPSQTSTPGNQTLVDRYQQALEAQQEMMRGLMGR; encoded by the coding sequence ATGGCGGGACAACAGGCCCGTCCCCTAAACGGCACCTTCAACAAGGTGCCGGTTCTGCATTCGAACCAGCCTGAGGAGGTGGAAGGCCCCGGAATCCTGATCAACACAGCACCTGGACACGCCTACGCCGAAGAGACTGGCCAACCATTGCGTAATGCCGAATTCACCTTCAACGGTGACTTTGGTGTGCACATGCACCACAAGTATTTCCCACCGAACCGCCGCCAGCTATCTCCCTCTGCCAGGCGTCCAGAAATCACCTTAGGGCTGATTCTGATCAATCCCGGCCTGCGGGCAGTGCACATCCGCTTTGAAAACGGTGCAGTGCGGAACAGCTTTGAGGCGCCTTACCTTATCAATCACAAAATGGGAGTTAGACCTCTTGGTCCTCGCCCTTGGAATACCGGCCCTGGAGATGCAACCGCTGTGCAGGTGCTGCGTGGTCGCTTAGATCCAAAACTCAATCAGGAAATCACAATTCCTGCTCGCAGCAGGATTGTCCTATTTCAGACTCAGCTGCCTGCGCTTGGCATTGCCAATGCACTGCTTAAAGGCCGCAGTGACGGCCCTTTTCAGATGGCTGTTGTTGCTGCCAAGGACCCCAATAGTGACTGGGATTTAATCTCTGTTTTGGATCGGGGCCGGCTTGCTCCGGGCCGGGTCTATCTGAACCGTATTGCTGATATCAAAGGCCGGCGCATTTTTTCCCGCGTAGGGGGAGTTGCCATTGGAGATGCCTATCAGGCCAGCCTCAGCCACAACCTTGCCCAGCAAGGCCCATTACACGTTCCGCTAACGAGCACTAATCGCCACAATTTTGGTACCCGCGAAGTGCAGGTAAACCCACTTGTCAGCCGCATGGTGGATTCATCCCTAGACAATGTGGGCACCTACGGAGTTCGATTTGATGTTGATCTGAATCTCAAGGGGGCTGGCCCCTATGAGCTAGTTCTCAGTCATCCCACCGCCTCAGGAAGTGGTAAACCTTTCACTGCCTTCAGGGGGTCACTGCAGGTACGCACCGAGGAAGGGCTTCAAGAAATGCACGTTGGCATGCGCTCTGGCCAAAGCTTGCCCCTCACTACCTTGAATCTTCAGGGAGGTGTATCCAACCCAGTTCGGATCAGCTTGGTATATCCAGCTGATGCCACCCCTGGGCACCTGCTCAGCATTGTGCCTGCCAGTCAGGTCGCCATGGTCAAAGAGCGAGAGCGCTTATTCGAGCTGGCTCGCAACACAGCCAGCCCCGCGGCGCTGACGCCCCCCCAGTCCCTGCCTGCGATTCCGGATCAAGATGGTGAGGGTCAGGATAGATCAGTAGAGATGACCCCTTTGGTGCTGCAGCCCCGCTTCCCCAGCCTGCCCCCCCTTAGATCAAATCCACCGCCCCCACCGCCAGTCTCTCAGCCGCGTTATTCCCCCAGCCAGACTTCAACACCTGGGAACCAAACCTTGGTTGATCGCTACCAGCAGGCCCTAGAAGCGCAGCAGGAAATGATGCGCGGCCTTATGGGCCGTTAG
- a CDS encoding DnaJ domain-containing protein: MAKPADPNRRRFSLELPVDLLDKIDALRAEWGIRSRGDILERLLQEIFPNSEEADTSVLAYGSDHQPDEFLSVQTSLQSTFNEQGALVLMTRGSGGDLCLDRESADPEFAFNFDVDASMAAEVRPRQSGIDLPGFVRRQSDQLKRSLQPLRQPMDVAQEPLPHIGGDVLERSLAKARDHWLELYGKVANEAVLEAAMVWLAQDIWAQSDQSEGRPFTWSLACEVVANTAPSWGREPATFERVMVMAGLLEDPFSTSTLELRLPTLIRRFVHRFRKRRKGSSFQTLEHTMTLHGALKLLQLPTAPGQRLTLRQIREAYRELAMSHHPDSGGTEETMRRLNEAYQLLKELYRNE, encoded by the coding sequence ATGGCTAAGCCGGCGGACCCCAATCGTCGTCGCTTCAGTCTGGAGCTGCCTGTCGATTTGCTCGATAAAATTGATGCGCTGCGGGCGGAGTGGGGCATTCGCAGTCGTGGAGATATTTTGGAGCGTCTGCTACAAGAGATCTTCCCAAATAGTGAGGAAGCTGATACCTCTGTTCTTGCATACGGCAGCGATCATCAGCCTGATGAATTTCTGAGCGTACAAACCAGCCTGCAATCAACCTTCAACGAGCAGGGGGCGTTGGTGTTGATGACTCGGGGCTCCGGTGGAGACTTGTGCCTGGATCGCGAATCAGCGGATCCTGAATTTGCCTTCAACTTCGATGTTGATGCGTCGATGGCAGCGGAAGTGCGCCCTCGTCAGAGCGGCATTGACTTACCTGGCTTTGTGAGGCGCCAATCTGATCAGCTCAAGCGCAGTCTCCAGCCCCTACGCCAACCCATGGATGTGGCGCAGGAACCTCTGCCCCACATAGGCGGTGATGTTCTTGAACGCTCCCTGGCTAAAGCCCGCGACCACTGGCTTGAGCTCTATGGCAAGGTTGCTAATGAGGCGGTACTAGAAGCCGCAATGGTGTGGTTGGCCCAGGACATTTGGGCCCAGAGTGATCAGAGTGAGGGTCGCCCTTTTACTTGGTCGCTTGCTTGCGAGGTGGTGGCCAATACGGCTCCCAGCTGGGGCAGGGAACCCGCAACATTCGAAAGAGTCATGGTGATGGCAGGTTTGCTGGAGGATCCCTTCAGCACTTCAACCCTGGAACTTCGCTTGCCAACGCTGATCAGGCGCTTTGTACATCGTTTCCGCAAGCGACGTAAAGGCAGTTCGTTCCAGACTCTTGAACACACCATGACTCTGCACGGAGCCTTAAAGCTGCTGCAATTGCCAACAGCGCCGGGGCAGCGTCTCACCCTGCGACAGATACGGGAGGCTTACCGCGAGTTGGCGATGAGCCATCACCCCGACTCCGGCGGCACGGAAGAAACCATGCGGCGCCTAAATGAGGCTTACCAGTTGCTGAAAGAGCTGTACCGCAACGAATAG